A stretch of Falco rusticolus isolate bFalRus1 chromosome 2, bFalRus1.pri, whole genome shotgun sequence DNA encodes these proteins:
- the SPRY2 gene encoding protein sprouty homolog 2: METRAQHGSGSQALLQARRDSGRPHGEPDLRDVLMQQVHVLSLDQIRAIRNTNEYTEGPTVAPRPGVKSTPRLATQSKNERPHGLPEHRHFSRIQHAQTHAPPRAPLSRSISTVSTGSRSSTRTSTSSNSSEQRLLGSSSGPVADGIVRMQPKSELKSSELKPLSKEDLGAHSYRCEDCGKCKCKECTYPRTLPSCWICDKQCLCSAQNVVDYGTCVCCVKGLFYHCSNDDEDNCADNPCSCSQSHCCTRWSAMGVVSLFLPCLWCYLPAKGCLKLCQGCYDRVNRPGCRCKHSNTVCCKVPSVPPRNFEKPT, encoded by the coding sequence ATGGAGACGAGAGCTCAGCACGGCAGCGGGTCGCAGGCCTTGCTACAAGCTCGGCGTGACAGTGGGAGACCGCACGGGGAGCCTGACCTGCGGGATGTCCTGATGCAGCAGGTTCATGTCTTGTCGCTGGACCAGATCAGAGCCATCCGAAACACAAATGAGTATACGGAGGGGCCTACGGTGGCTCCACGGCCAGGGGTCAAGTCCACTCCTCGACTAGCAACCCAATCCAAAAATGAAAGGCCCCATGGCTTGCCCGAGCATCGTCATTTTAGCCGGATTCAGCATGCACAAACACACGCCCCTCCTCGGGCACCTCTGTCCCGATCCATCAGTACAGTCAGCACAGGTTCGCGGAGCAGTACAAGGACAAGTACAAGCAGTAATTCATCTGAACAGAGACTTCTAGGTTCATCCTCGGGGCCAGTTGCTGACGGGATAGTCCGAATGCAGCCCAAGTCTGAGCTCAAGTCAAGTGAGCTGAAGCCACTGAGCAAAGAAGACTTGGGAGCGCACAGCTACAGGTGTGAGGACTGTGGGAAGTGTAAGTGTAAGGAGTGCACTTATCCAAGGACCCTTCCATCATGTTGGATCTGTGACAAGCAGTGTCTTTGCTCAGCCCAGAACGTGGTTGATTACGGGACTTGCGTTTGCTGCGTGAAGGGCCTCTTCTATCACTGCTCCAACGATGACGAGGACAACTGTGCTGACAACCCCTGCTCCTGCAGTCAGTCGCATTGCTGCACTAGGTGGTCCGCCATGGGTGTGGTGTCCCTCTTTCTGCCTTGCTTGTGGTGTTACCTACCAGCCAAGGGTTGCCTTAAGTTGTGCCAGGGCTGTTACGACCGGGTAAATCGGCCTGGATGCCGCTGTAAACACTCCAACACCGTTTGCTGCAAAGTTCCCAGCGTCCCCCCCAGGAACTTTGAAAAGCCAACATAG